Proteins from one Impatiens glandulifera chromosome 2, dImpGla2.1, whole genome shotgun sequence genomic window:
- the LOC124927620 gene encoding protein HIGH CHLOROPHYLL FLUORESCENCE PHENOTYPE 244, chloroplastic yields MASTFPAQLATSSRQNRRRRMIKLVPTGGSISWRSNLVPERLVSSLTFLSLPSSFSSGTSCIRPVVKCAGQVAATSAAVNLAPGTPVRPTSILVVGATGTLGRQIVRRALDEGYDVRCLVRPRPAPADFLRDWGATVVNADLKKPETIPATLVGVHTVIDCATGRPEEPIKTVDWEGKVALIQCAKAMGIQKFIFFSIHNCDKHPEVPLMEIKYCTEKFLSDSGLNHTIIRLCGFMQGLIGQYAVPILEEKSVWGTDAPTRIAYMDTQDIARLTLIALRNEKINGKLLTFAGPRAWTTQEVITLCERLAGQDANVTTVPVSILRLTRQLTRLFEWTNDVADRLAFSEVLTSDTVFSVPMGETFNLLGVDPKDVVTLEKYLQDYFTNILKKLKDLKAQSKQSDIYF; encoded by the exons ATGGCATCGACTTTCCCAGCCCAGCTTGCGACCTCTTCCAGGCAAAATCGCCGTCGCCGTATGATCAAATTGGTCCCTACCGGCGGGTCTATCTCCTGGAGGAGTAATTTGGTGCCAGAACGGCTAGTTTCATCTCTCACCTTCCTCTCTCTACCATCTTCCTTTTCTTCAG GCACAAGCTGCATACGACCGGTGGTGAAATGCGCTGGTCAGGTGGCTGCAACAAGTGCTGCGGTGAATTTGGCCCCTGGAACGCCTGTAAGACCGACGAGCATACTCGTTGTTGGAGCCACCGGCACCCTAGGGAGGCAGATTGTGAGGAGAGCACTGGATGAAGGCTACGACGTCCGTTGTCTCGTACGGCCTAGACCAGCCCCTGCTGATTTCCTCCGTGACTGGGGCGCTACGGTTGTCAAT GCAGACCTCAAGAAACCAGAAACAATTCCGGCAACCCTGGTGGGTGTTCATACAGTCATTGATTGTGCCACTGGCCGTCCAGAGGAACCCATTAAAACT GTAGATTGGGAAGGAAAGGTTGCTCTCATACAATGTGCAAAAGCAATGGGAATTCAAAAGTTTATATTCTTTTCAATCCACAATTGTGATAAGCACCCAGAAGTTCCACTTATGGAGATCAAGTACTGCACCGAGAAGTTTCTAAGTGACTCCGGCTTAAACCACACAATTATCAGGTTATGTGGTTTCATGCAG GGATTAATAGGTCAGTATGCCGTCCCCATACTGGAAGAAAAATCCGTGTGGGGAACAGATGCGCCTACCCGCATAGCCTACATGGACACCCAG GATATAGCTAGATTGACATTAATAGCATTAAGAAACGAGAAGATCAATGGGAAACTTCTCACTTTTGCTGGTCCTCGGGCATGGACAACCCAAGAG GTGATAACACTATGTGAAAGACTAGCAGGACAAGATGCAAACGTTACCACAGTCCCGGTTTCAATTCTGAGACTAACTCGTCAACTGACTAGGTTATTCGAGTGGACAAATGATGTTGCAGATAGATTAGCATTTTCAGAG GTTCTTACAAGTGACACAGTTTTCTCAGTTCCAATGGGTGAGACGTTCAATCTCTTGGGAGTAGATCCGAAAGATGTTGTGACACTTGAGAAATATTTACAGGATTACTTCACAAACATATTGAAGAAATTAAAGGATCTCAAAGCACAATCAAAGCAATCTgacatttacttttaa